One segment of Erigeron canadensis isolate Cc75 chromosome 2, C_canadensis_v1, whole genome shotgun sequence DNA contains the following:
- the LOC122587405 gene encoding exportin-T isoform X3, which translates to MDDLEKAILIIFDESGTVTAVLKSQAVAFCQQIKDNQSICSICIERLCFTKLVQVQFWCLQCLHEVLRARYPGMSAEEKSFVRKSVFSMASYDSVGNNVLDGPGYVKNKLAQVLVTLIYFEYPLVWSSVFLDFLPNLSRGGVVIDMFCRLLNALDDELISQDYPRTAEEGVISGKIKDAMRQQCVNPIVHAWYEIVSLYKISDPELCAFVLDTMRRYISWIEIGLIANNTFLPLLFELMLVDGVNDQLRCAASGCVLAVVSKRMDQQPKLTLLQSLQMNRLFGLVAGDVDSDFVSGLASLLTGYASELLDCLKNLKTEDLKRASVDLLNEVLPSVFYVMQNCEIDTTFSTVQFLSGYVATMKTSSPLTETQLFHVGQILEVIRMQIRFDPMYRENLDVLDKVGKEEEDRMAEHRKDLLVLLRNVGRVAPDVTQIFIRNSLSSAVGSSLDINVEEVEAALSLFYAYGESLSEDAMKTGTGILRELVPMLLSTKFPCHSNRLVALVYLDTITRYMKFVLENNQYIPAVLAAFLDDRGIHHSKVNVSRRASYLFMRVVKLLKAKLVPFIETILQSLQDIVSQFTSMDYPSKELSGSEDGSHIFEAIGLLIGMEDVPLEKQTEYLSSLLTPLCQQVEILIASSRGLNSEESLSKIVNIQQIIMAINALSKGFSERLVTASRPAIGLMFKQTLDVLLQILVIFPKVETLRSKVTSFIHRMVETLGSSVFPYLPQALEQLLAESEPKELVGFIVLLNQLICKFNTSVQDILENVYPVIAAKIFSILPRDTIPSGPGSNTEEIRELQDLQRTFYTFLHVVTTHDLSSVFLSPKGRVYLDSMMQLLLFTSCNHKDLVVRKACVQIFIKLIKDWCTRPFGEEKVPGFQSFVIEAFATNCCLYSVLDKSFEFRDASTLLHRSTMALNRKRNAKNAQLLQPLHVLIGEID; encoded by the exons ATGGATGATCTGGAAAAAGCGATACTGATTATATTCGATGAATCCGGAACGGTGACGGCGGTGTTGAAATCGCAAGCAGTTGCATTCTGTcaacaaataaaagataatcAATCTATATGTAGTATATGTATCGAGCGTTTATGTTTTACTAAGCTTGTTCAAGTTcagttttggtgtttacaatgtCTGCACGAGGTTCTGCGTGCTCGATACCCCGGTATGAGTGCCGAGGAGAAGAGTTTCGTTAGGAAGTCTGTGTTTTCGATGGCCTCTTATGATTCGGTTGGTAATAATGTTTTGGATGGGCCTGGTTATGTAAAGAATAAACTTGCTCAGGTCTTGGTCACTTTGATTTATTTTGAGTATCCGTTGGTTTGGTCTTCCGTTTTTCTTGATTTCTTGCCTAATTTGAGTAGAGGTGGTGTTGTGATTGATATGTTTTGTCGGCTTTTGAATGCTCTGGACGATGAGCTGATTAGCCAGGACTATCCACGAACCGCAGAGGAAGGTGTCATCTCCGGCAAAATCAAGGACGCAATGAGACAACAGTGTGTTAATCCGATTGTTCATGCGTGGTATGAGATTgtttctttgtataagatttccGATCCTGAGTTGTGTGCCTTTGTTTTGGATACAATGAGGAGATATATTTCTTGGATTGAAATCGGTTTAATTGCAAACAATACTTTCCTTCCTTTGCTATTTGAGTTGATGTTGGTAGACGGAGTAAATGATCAGCTTAGATGTGCTGCTTCTGGTTGTGTTCTTGCCGTGGTTTCTAAACGCATGGACCAACAACCTAAGCTTACCCTCTTGCAGAGCCTACAAATGAATCGGTTATTTGGTTTAGTAGCAGGTGATGTGGACTCTGACTTTGTATCGGGCTTGGCATCTTTGCTGACTGGATATGCTTCTGAGCTTCTTGATTGTTTGAAGAATCTGAAAACTGAAGATCTCAAAAGAGCTTCAGTTGATCTCCTGAATGAAGTTTTGCCGTCAGTTTTTTATGTAATGCAAAACTGTGAGATCGACACAACTTTCAGTACTGTCCAGTTTCTTTCTGGATATGTTGCCACAATGAAGACCTCTTCACCATTGACCGAAACTCAGCTTTTTCATGTGGGTCAGATCTTAGAGGTTATCCGTATGCAGATTAGGTTCGATCCCATGTACCGTGAGAATCTAGATGTGTTGGATAAAGTAGGCAAAGAGGAGGAAGATCGGATGGCGGAGCATAGGAAAGATTTGCTTGTCTTGCTACGTAATGTAGGCCGTGTGGCACCTGATGTTACCCAAATATTCATTAGAAACTCACTATCAAGTGCCGTGGGATCGTCTCTGGACATTAATGTTGAAGAAGTAGAGGCGGCTTTGTCTCTTTTTTACGCGTATGGGGAATCGTTAAGTGAAGATGCGATGAAAACTGGTACTGGGATCCTGAGAGAACTAGTACCCATGCTTTTATCAACCAAGTTCCCTTGCCATTCTAACAGGCTGGTTGCCTTGGTGTATCTCGATACAATAACAAGATACATGAAGTTTGTTCTTGAGAATAATCAGTATATTCCTGCAGTTTTGGCAGCATTTCTTGATGACAGAGGTATACACCATTCAAAGGTGAACGTGAGTCGAAGAGCAAGTTATCTTTTTATGAGAGTTGTGAAACTGCTCAAAGCAAAGCTTGTGCCTTTCATTGAAACGATTCTGCAAAGCCTGCAAGATATAGTTTCTCAGTTCACGAGTATGGATTATCCATCAAAAGAACTTTCTGGATCTGAAGATGGCAGTCATATCTTTGAG GCGATTGGGTTGTTAATTGGAATGGAAGATGTACCACTGGAAAAGCAAACAGAGTACTTGTCATCTCTGCTTACTCCTCTTTGTCAACAG GTTGAGATTTTGATTGCGAGTTCCAGAGGACTAAACTCAGAAGAGTCCTTATCAAAAATTGTCAATATTCAGCAAATAATCATGGCTATAAATGCATTAAGCAAG GGGTTCAGCGAGCGTCTTGTAACTGCCAGTCGCCCTGCTATTGGTCTCATGTTCAAGCAG ACGCTGGATGTGCTTCTGCAAATCCTTGTGATCTTCCCAAAAGTAGAAACCTTGCGTTCTAAG GTTACCTCATTTATCCACCGGATGGTGGAGACTTTAGGATCATCTGTATTTCCATACCTTCCTCAGGCTTTGGAGCAGTTGCTTGCTGAAAGTGag CCAAAGGAACTCGTTGGATTTATTGTATTACTCAATCAACTTATATGCAAATTCAATACTTCTGTCCAAGATATTTTGGAGAATGTGTACCCTGTTATTGCGGCTAAAATCTTTAGCATTCTGCCGAGGGATACAATTCCTTCCGGACCTGGGAGCAACACTGAG GAAATTCGTGAATTGCAAGACCTTCAACGGACGTTCTATACTTTTCTTCATGTGGTGACAACGCATGATTTATCATCGGTGTTCCTTTCTCCTAAAGGCCGAGTCTATTTGGATTCGATGATGCAGTTACTGTTGTTCACTTCCTGTAATCATAAGGATCTAGTTGTTCGAAAG GCATGTgtacaaatttttataaaactgaTTAAAGATTGGTGCACGAGGCCCTTTGGTGAAGAGAAG GTACCTGGTTTTCAAAGCTTCGTGATTGAAGCTTTTGCAACAAACTGTTGTTTGTACAGCGTTCTTGACAAGTCCTTTGAGTTTCGTGATGCAAGTACT TTGTTACATCGATCGACGATGGCTTTAAATAGGAAAAGGAATGCTAAAAATGCTCAACTACTTCAACCACTACATGTGCTAATCGGGGAAATTGATTGA
- the LOC122587405 gene encoding exportin-T isoform X2 translates to MDDLEKAILIIFDESGTVTAVLKSQAVAFCQQIKDNQSICSICIERLCFTKLVQVQFWCLQCLHEVLRARYPGMSAEEKSFVRKSVFSMASYDSVGNNVLDGPGYVKNKLAQVLVTLIYFEYPLVWSSVFLDFLPNLSRGGVVIDMFCRLLNALDDELISQDYPRTAEEGVISGKIKDAMRQQCVNPIVHAWYEIVSLYKISDPELCAFVLDTMRRYISWIEIGLIANNTFLPLLFELMLVDGVNDQLRCAASGCVLAVVSKRMDQQPKLTLLQSLQMNRLFGLVAGDVDSDFVSGLASLLTGYASELLDCLKNLKTEDLKRASVDLLNEVLPSVFYVMQNCEIDTTFSTVQFLSGYVATMKTSSPLTETQLFHVGQILEVIRMQIRFDPMYRENLDVLDKVGKEEEDRMAEHRKDLLVLLRNVGRVAPDVTQIFIRNSLSSAVGSSLDINVEEVEAALSLFYAYGESLSEDAMKTGTGILRELVPMLLSTKFPCHSNRLVALVYLDTITRYMKFVLENNQYIPAVLAAFLDDRGIHHSKVNVSRRASYLFMRVVKLLKAKLVPFIETILQSLQDIVSQFTSMDYPSKELSGSEDGSHIFEAIGLLIGMEDVPLEKQTEYLSSLLTPLCQQVEILIASSRGLNSEESLSKIVNIQQIIMAINALSKGFSERLVTASRPAIGLMFKQTLDVLLQILVIFPKVETLRSKVTSFIHRMVETLGSSVFPYLPQALEQLLAESEPKELVGFIVLLNQLICKFNTSVQDILENVYPVIAAKIFSILPRDTIPSGPGSNTEEIRELQDLQRTFYTFLHVVTTHDLSSVFLSPKGRVYLDSMMQLLLFTSCNHKDLVVRKACVQIFIKLIKDWCTRPFGEEKVPGFQSFVIEAFATNCCLYSVLDKSFEFRDASTKLLHRSTMALNRKRNAKNAQLLQPLHVLIGEID, encoded by the exons ATGGATGATCTGGAAAAAGCGATACTGATTATATTCGATGAATCCGGAACGGTGACGGCGGTGTTGAAATCGCAAGCAGTTGCATTCTGTcaacaaataaaagataatcAATCTATATGTAGTATATGTATCGAGCGTTTATGTTTTACTAAGCTTGTTCAAGTTcagttttggtgtttacaatgtCTGCACGAGGTTCTGCGTGCTCGATACCCCGGTATGAGTGCCGAGGAGAAGAGTTTCGTTAGGAAGTCTGTGTTTTCGATGGCCTCTTATGATTCGGTTGGTAATAATGTTTTGGATGGGCCTGGTTATGTAAAGAATAAACTTGCTCAGGTCTTGGTCACTTTGATTTATTTTGAGTATCCGTTGGTTTGGTCTTCCGTTTTTCTTGATTTCTTGCCTAATTTGAGTAGAGGTGGTGTTGTGATTGATATGTTTTGTCGGCTTTTGAATGCTCTGGACGATGAGCTGATTAGCCAGGACTATCCACGAACCGCAGAGGAAGGTGTCATCTCCGGCAAAATCAAGGACGCAATGAGACAACAGTGTGTTAATCCGATTGTTCATGCGTGGTATGAGATTgtttctttgtataagatttccGATCCTGAGTTGTGTGCCTTTGTTTTGGATACAATGAGGAGATATATTTCTTGGATTGAAATCGGTTTAATTGCAAACAATACTTTCCTTCCTTTGCTATTTGAGTTGATGTTGGTAGACGGAGTAAATGATCAGCTTAGATGTGCTGCTTCTGGTTGTGTTCTTGCCGTGGTTTCTAAACGCATGGACCAACAACCTAAGCTTACCCTCTTGCAGAGCCTACAAATGAATCGGTTATTTGGTTTAGTAGCAGGTGATGTGGACTCTGACTTTGTATCGGGCTTGGCATCTTTGCTGACTGGATATGCTTCTGAGCTTCTTGATTGTTTGAAGAATCTGAAAACTGAAGATCTCAAAAGAGCTTCAGTTGATCTCCTGAATGAAGTTTTGCCGTCAGTTTTTTATGTAATGCAAAACTGTGAGATCGACACAACTTTCAGTACTGTCCAGTTTCTTTCTGGATATGTTGCCACAATGAAGACCTCTTCACCATTGACCGAAACTCAGCTTTTTCATGTGGGTCAGATCTTAGAGGTTATCCGTATGCAGATTAGGTTCGATCCCATGTACCGTGAGAATCTAGATGTGTTGGATAAAGTAGGCAAAGAGGAGGAAGATCGGATGGCGGAGCATAGGAAAGATTTGCTTGTCTTGCTACGTAATGTAGGCCGTGTGGCACCTGATGTTACCCAAATATTCATTAGAAACTCACTATCAAGTGCCGTGGGATCGTCTCTGGACATTAATGTTGAAGAAGTAGAGGCGGCTTTGTCTCTTTTTTACGCGTATGGGGAATCGTTAAGTGAAGATGCGATGAAAACTGGTACTGGGATCCTGAGAGAACTAGTACCCATGCTTTTATCAACCAAGTTCCCTTGCCATTCTAACAGGCTGGTTGCCTTGGTGTATCTCGATACAATAACAAGATACATGAAGTTTGTTCTTGAGAATAATCAGTATATTCCTGCAGTTTTGGCAGCATTTCTTGATGACAGAGGTATACACCATTCAAAGGTGAACGTGAGTCGAAGAGCAAGTTATCTTTTTATGAGAGTTGTGAAACTGCTCAAAGCAAAGCTTGTGCCTTTCATTGAAACGATTCTGCAAAGCCTGCAAGATATAGTTTCTCAGTTCACGAGTATGGATTATCCATCAAAAGAACTTTCTGGATCTGAAGATGGCAGTCATATCTTTGAG GCGATTGGGTTGTTAATTGGAATGGAAGATGTACCACTGGAAAAGCAAACAGAGTACTTGTCATCTCTGCTTACTCCTCTTTGTCAACAG GTTGAGATTTTGATTGCGAGTTCCAGAGGACTAAACTCAGAAGAGTCCTTATCAAAAATTGTCAATATTCAGCAAATAATCATGGCTATAAATGCATTAAGCAAG GGGTTCAGCGAGCGTCTTGTAACTGCCAGTCGCCCTGCTATTGGTCTCATGTTCAAGCAG ACGCTGGATGTGCTTCTGCAAATCCTTGTGATCTTCCCAAAAGTAGAAACCTTGCGTTCTAAG GTTACCTCATTTATCCACCGGATGGTGGAGACTTTAGGATCATCTGTATTTCCATACCTTCCTCAGGCTTTGGAGCAGTTGCTTGCTGAAAGTGag CCAAAGGAACTCGTTGGATTTATTGTATTACTCAATCAACTTATATGCAAATTCAATACTTCTGTCCAAGATATTTTGGAGAATGTGTACCCTGTTATTGCGGCTAAAATCTTTAGCATTCTGCCGAGGGATACAATTCCTTCCGGACCTGGGAGCAACACTGAG GAAATTCGTGAATTGCAAGACCTTCAACGGACGTTCTATACTTTTCTTCATGTGGTGACAACGCATGATTTATCATCGGTGTTCCTTTCTCCTAAAGGCCGAGTCTATTTGGATTCGATGATGCAGTTACTGTTGTTCACTTCCTGTAATCATAAGGATCTAGTTGTTCGAAAG GCATGTgtacaaatttttataaaactgaTTAAAGATTGGTGCACGAGGCCCTTTGGTGAAGAGAAG GTACCTGGTTTTCAAAGCTTCGTGATTGAAGCTTTTGCAACAAACTGTTGTTTGTACAGCGTTCTTGACAAGTCCTTTGAGTTTCGTGATGCAAGTACT AAGTTGTTACATCGATCGACGATGGCTTTAAATAGGAAAAGGAATGCTAAAAATGCTCAACTACTTCAACCACTACATGTGCTAATCGGGGAAATTGATTGA
- the LOC122587405 gene encoding exportin-T isoform X1 codes for MDDLEKAILIIFDESGTVTAVLKSQAVAFCQQIKDNQSICSICIERLCFTKLVQVQFWCLQCLHEVLRARYPGMSAEEKSFVRKSVFSMASYDSVGNNVLDGPGYVKNKLAQVLVTLIYFEYPLVWSSVFLDFLPNLSRGGVVIDMFCRLLNALDDELISQDYPRTAEEGVISGKIKDAMRQQCVNPIVHAWYEIVSLYKISDPELCAFVLDTMRRYISWIEIGLIANNTFLPLLFELMLVDGVNDQLRCAASGCVLAVVSKRMDQQPKLTLLQSLQMNRLFGLVAGDVDSDFVSGLASLLTGYASELLDCLKNLKTEDLKRASVDLLNEVLPSVFYVMQNCEIDTTFSTVQFLSGYVATMKTSSPLTETQLFHVGQILEVIRMQIRFDPMYRENLDVLDKVGKEEEDRMAEHRKDLLVLLRNVGRVAPDVTQIFIRNSLSSAVGSSLDINVEEVEAALSLFYAYGESLSEDAMKTGTGILRELVPMLLSTKFPCHSNRLVALVYLDTITRYMKFVLENNQYIPAVLAAFLDDRGIHHSKVNVSRRASYLFMRVVKLLKAKLVPFIETILQSLQDIVSQFTSMDYPSKELSGSEDGSHIFEAIGLLIGMEDVPLEKQTEYLSSLLTPLCQQVEILIASSRGLNSEESLSKIVNIQQIIMAINALSKGFSERLVTASRPAIGLMFKQTLDVLLQILVIFPKVETLRSKVTSFIHRMVETLGSSVFPYLPQALEQLLAESEPKELVGFIVLLNQLICKFNTSVQDILENVYPVIAAKIFSILPRDTIPSGPGSNTEEIRELQDLQRTFYTFLHVVTTHDLSSVFLSPKGRVYLDSMMQLLLFTSCNHKDLVVRKACVQIFIKLIKDWCTRPFGEEKVPGFQSFVIEAFATNCCLYSVLDKSFEFRDASTLVLFGEIVLAQKVMYERFGNDFLINFVSKGFLAAHCPQDLAEEYCQKLQGNDMKSLKLFYQSLIESLRVQQNGSLVFR; via the exons ATGGATGATCTGGAAAAAGCGATACTGATTATATTCGATGAATCCGGAACGGTGACGGCGGTGTTGAAATCGCAAGCAGTTGCATTCTGTcaacaaataaaagataatcAATCTATATGTAGTATATGTATCGAGCGTTTATGTTTTACTAAGCTTGTTCAAGTTcagttttggtgtttacaatgtCTGCACGAGGTTCTGCGTGCTCGATACCCCGGTATGAGTGCCGAGGAGAAGAGTTTCGTTAGGAAGTCTGTGTTTTCGATGGCCTCTTATGATTCGGTTGGTAATAATGTTTTGGATGGGCCTGGTTATGTAAAGAATAAACTTGCTCAGGTCTTGGTCACTTTGATTTATTTTGAGTATCCGTTGGTTTGGTCTTCCGTTTTTCTTGATTTCTTGCCTAATTTGAGTAGAGGTGGTGTTGTGATTGATATGTTTTGTCGGCTTTTGAATGCTCTGGACGATGAGCTGATTAGCCAGGACTATCCACGAACCGCAGAGGAAGGTGTCATCTCCGGCAAAATCAAGGACGCAATGAGACAACAGTGTGTTAATCCGATTGTTCATGCGTGGTATGAGATTgtttctttgtataagatttccGATCCTGAGTTGTGTGCCTTTGTTTTGGATACAATGAGGAGATATATTTCTTGGATTGAAATCGGTTTAATTGCAAACAATACTTTCCTTCCTTTGCTATTTGAGTTGATGTTGGTAGACGGAGTAAATGATCAGCTTAGATGTGCTGCTTCTGGTTGTGTTCTTGCCGTGGTTTCTAAACGCATGGACCAACAACCTAAGCTTACCCTCTTGCAGAGCCTACAAATGAATCGGTTATTTGGTTTAGTAGCAGGTGATGTGGACTCTGACTTTGTATCGGGCTTGGCATCTTTGCTGACTGGATATGCTTCTGAGCTTCTTGATTGTTTGAAGAATCTGAAAACTGAAGATCTCAAAAGAGCTTCAGTTGATCTCCTGAATGAAGTTTTGCCGTCAGTTTTTTATGTAATGCAAAACTGTGAGATCGACACAACTTTCAGTACTGTCCAGTTTCTTTCTGGATATGTTGCCACAATGAAGACCTCTTCACCATTGACCGAAACTCAGCTTTTTCATGTGGGTCAGATCTTAGAGGTTATCCGTATGCAGATTAGGTTCGATCCCATGTACCGTGAGAATCTAGATGTGTTGGATAAAGTAGGCAAAGAGGAGGAAGATCGGATGGCGGAGCATAGGAAAGATTTGCTTGTCTTGCTACGTAATGTAGGCCGTGTGGCACCTGATGTTACCCAAATATTCATTAGAAACTCACTATCAAGTGCCGTGGGATCGTCTCTGGACATTAATGTTGAAGAAGTAGAGGCGGCTTTGTCTCTTTTTTACGCGTATGGGGAATCGTTAAGTGAAGATGCGATGAAAACTGGTACTGGGATCCTGAGAGAACTAGTACCCATGCTTTTATCAACCAAGTTCCCTTGCCATTCTAACAGGCTGGTTGCCTTGGTGTATCTCGATACAATAACAAGATACATGAAGTTTGTTCTTGAGAATAATCAGTATATTCCTGCAGTTTTGGCAGCATTTCTTGATGACAGAGGTATACACCATTCAAAGGTGAACGTGAGTCGAAGAGCAAGTTATCTTTTTATGAGAGTTGTGAAACTGCTCAAAGCAAAGCTTGTGCCTTTCATTGAAACGATTCTGCAAAGCCTGCAAGATATAGTTTCTCAGTTCACGAGTATGGATTATCCATCAAAAGAACTTTCTGGATCTGAAGATGGCAGTCATATCTTTGAG GCGATTGGGTTGTTAATTGGAATGGAAGATGTACCACTGGAAAAGCAAACAGAGTACTTGTCATCTCTGCTTACTCCTCTTTGTCAACAG GTTGAGATTTTGATTGCGAGTTCCAGAGGACTAAACTCAGAAGAGTCCTTATCAAAAATTGTCAATATTCAGCAAATAATCATGGCTATAAATGCATTAAGCAAG GGGTTCAGCGAGCGTCTTGTAACTGCCAGTCGCCCTGCTATTGGTCTCATGTTCAAGCAG ACGCTGGATGTGCTTCTGCAAATCCTTGTGATCTTCCCAAAAGTAGAAACCTTGCGTTCTAAG GTTACCTCATTTATCCACCGGATGGTGGAGACTTTAGGATCATCTGTATTTCCATACCTTCCTCAGGCTTTGGAGCAGTTGCTTGCTGAAAGTGag CCAAAGGAACTCGTTGGATTTATTGTATTACTCAATCAACTTATATGCAAATTCAATACTTCTGTCCAAGATATTTTGGAGAATGTGTACCCTGTTATTGCGGCTAAAATCTTTAGCATTCTGCCGAGGGATACAATTCCTTCCGGACCTGGGAGCAACACTGAG GAAATTCGTGAATTGCAAGACCTTCAACGGACGTTCTATACTTTTCTTCATGTGGTGACAACGCATGATTTATCATCGGTGTTCCTTTCTCCTAAAGGCCGAGTCTATTTGGATTCGATGATGCAGTTACTGTTGTTCACTTCCTGTAATCATAAGGATCTAGTTGTTCGAAAG GCATGTgtacaaatttttataaaactgaTTAAAGATTGGTGCACGAGGCCCTTTGGTGAAGAGAAG GTACCTGGTTTTCAAAGCTTCGTGATTGAAGCTTTTGCAACAAACTGTTGTTTGTACAGCGTTCTTGACAAGTCCTTTGAGTTTCGTGATGCAAGTACT CTTGTTTTATTTGGAGAAATTGTGTTGGCTCAGAAGGTTATGTATGAGAGGTTTGGCAACGATTTTCTCATTAACTTTGTATCAAAAGGTTTTCTTGCCGCACATTGCCCTCAAGATTTAGCAGAGGAGTACTGTCAGAAATTGCAG GGTAATGATATGAAGTCACTGAAGCTGTTCTATCAATCTCTAATTGAGAGTTTGAGAGTGCAACAGAATGGAAGCCTTGTTTTCAGATAG